From Halorussus lipolyticus:
GTATCTTTTCGGAATAAACCGGGCGGTGGGAGACGGCGTAACAACCGCTTACTGGGGCCGCTAATGGTTGATTACGGGGGTGTAGGTACTGGATAACAAAGTGGATAGGATTGTGTGTATCTATCGCGCAGACATGACCACGACCGACAACCGACTCACCAACGGCGACGACACGATGGCCGAGAACCGATGCCAGAGCTGTGGCTCCTTCGTCACGCGGGACTTCGCTCGCGTCTTCGGGAACAACCACAACGAGGTCTTCGGCTGTCTGGAGTGTATGACCGCGACAGAGGTCAAGAAAGGCGGGGCGCGGGCCGACGAGGTGGACACGACCAATCTCATCGGCGGCCGAGAACCGCTCCGATAACGGTTTCGACCGCTTTGAGTATCGTTCCGGCGAACGTATCGCAGTAGAAAGGGCCGCGGTGGATTCTTCGTGTACTACAACTCCGCCAGCACCGCGTCGGTCACGTCTCGGGTAGTGGCGTTGCCGCCGAGGTCGGGCGTGTGCGGGCCGGACTCCAGCGTCGCTTCGACCGCTGAGCGAACGCGCTCGCCGGCGTGGTCGTGGCCCAAGTACTCCAAGAGCATCGCGGACGAGAGCATCGCCGCAGACGGGTTGGCGACGCCCTCGCCGGCGATGTCCGGCGCGGTGCCGTGAACTGGCTCGAACAGCGCGCGCT
This genomic window contains:
- a CDS encoding DUF7563 family protein, with the translated sequence MTTTDNRLTNGDDTMAENRCQSCGSFVTRDFARVFGNNHNEVFGCLECMTATEVKKGGARADEVDTTNLIGGREPLR